In Juglans regia cultivar Chandler chromosome 13, Walnut 2.0, whole genome shotgun sequence, the following proteins share a genomic window:
- the LOC108996187 gene encoding DNA repair protein REV1 isoform X2, with protein sequence MSLDSSRSANSSGGHRSKRSFNNSTSSNPSNYSNGNNKKKAKPSQETLGAASWGANSVPPSRSSFRKAPFSDFGSYMMEKNRKLHDQFDAEASTSSHSCSGSGKPIFHGISIFVDGFTIPSSQDLRGYMLKHGGRFENYFSRRRVTHIICSNLPDSKLKNLRSFSGGLPVVKPLWILDSVVANKLLSWVPYQLDQLANNQPRLSAFFAPKSSSVSKDVKPEGSFFKGGTSTDAYFSDLGESSEHSRQISRETDNLVNRNSNASLVMEPTSSCGRPFELTMEKPNNIDEDNKRSVRNELQSSPYQSSALATSNFVENHDMTGSPGSTVSGLSNHRHSTIEDPNFVENYFKNSRLHFIGTWRNRYRKRFSSLSNGFKCRSSNIEASAQKTAIVHVDMDCFFVSVVIRDRPELKDKPVAVCHSDNPKGTAEISSANYPARDYGIRAGMFVRDAKARCPHLVIFPYNFEAYEEVADQFYNILHKHCNKVQAVSCDEAFLDFTDSVEDPQILASRIRKEVIETTRCTASAGIAGNMLMARLATRTAKPDGQFFIPPERVDDHLSQLPIKALPGIGHVLEEKLKKHNVWTCGQLRMISKESLQKDFGMKTGEMLWDYSRGVDDRLVGVIQVSKSIGAEVNWGVRFKDVKDSQNFLSNLCKEVSLRLHGCGVQGRTFTLKIKKRRKDAEEPIKYMGCGDCENLSHSTTVPVATDDVEVLQRISKQLFGYFHLDVKEIRGIGLQVSRLESAGSLKQGLERNSLKSWLSSAAASTEEACNNSCTALVRSDTDCEGQGNEILGKICASSVWPSIEMDNNTSNGEAFLNQVSEPPPLCHLDKEVLESLPSEIFSELNDIYSGKLVDLITKSNGKSENISSSLSNSHVQVEGAMKKGHMVLCSDPFLQHEIPVEDKHIAMEDQAVLVSGAESNNVVLPDSGIQKIDLMPLSLSQVDATVLQQLPEEVKADILQLLPAHRKQDFSSNALSGPSKETPLESLGTKTAEYHSVSKGCVSENNLWAGTPLQWVVKFKVSNCLILNVLAEMYYELGSTGTLSAILQRVISLPKHQLDANRDSWDEATYNLCDLLKQYIKRKIEFDIEEIYICFCLLRRFAMKSEVFLQVYTNVFPYLQASVGENYGGNLHMSLKT encoded by the exons atgagTTTGGATTCGTCTCGTTCTGCGAACTCTTCCGGCGGTCATAGATCCAAGAGAAGCTTCAATAATTCGACCTCTTCTAATCCTTCCAATTACAGCAACGGTAACAATAAGAAGAAGGCGAAGCCCAGCCAGGAAACCCTAGGAGCGGCCTCCTGGGGCGCCAATTCTGTCCCGCCCTCTCGCTCCTCCTTCCGTAAAGCCCCGTTCTCCGATTTCGGCAG TTATATGATGGAGAAGAATAGGAAACTTCATGACCAGTTTGATGCCGAGGCTTCAACTTCTTCACATAGTTGTTCGGGTTCTGGGAAGCCTATATTCCATGGAATTTCCATCTTTGTTGATGGTTTCACAATTCCTTCCAGCCAG GATTTGCGGGGCTACATGCTGAAGCATGGTGGAAGATTTGAGAATTATTTTTCAAGACGCCGGGTCACCCATATCATTTGCAGTAATCTTCCTGATAGTAAACTTAAGAACTTGAG GTCCTTCAGTGGTGGGCTCCCCGTTGTGAAACCCTTGTGGATTTTGGATTCTGTTGTTGCAAACAAACTTTTGAGTT GGGTTCCTTACCAACTTGACCAGCTTGCAAATAATCAGCCAAGGTTGTCAGCGTTCTTTGCCCCGAAAAGCAGCTCAGTCTCCAAGGATGTTAAACCTGAAGGTTCTTTCTTTAAAGGTGGCACATCAACAGATGCATACTTTTCTGATTTGGGTGAATCCAGTGAGCACAGCAGGCAAATTAGTAGAGAAACTGATAATCTTGTGAATAGGAACTCTAATGCATCATTAGTCATGGAGCCAACTAGCAGTTGTGGCAGGCCTTTTGAATTGACTATGGAAAAACCAAATAATATTGATGAAGACAACAAAAGAAGTGTTAGAAACGAACTGCAGTCAAGTCCTTACCAATCCTCTGCATTGGCTACCAGCAACTTTGTAGAAAATCATGATATGACAGGTTCACCAGGTTCAACAGTCAGTGGGCTTTCTAATCACCGTCATTCAACTATTGAGGATCCCAATTTTGTGGAGAATTATTTCAAG AACTCAAGGCTGCACTTCATAGGAACCTGGAGAAATCGATACCGGAAGCGTTTTTCTAGCTTATCTAATGGGTTTAAGTGCAGAAGTTCCAATATTGAAGCCTCTGCTCAAAAGACTGCCATTGTGCATGTTGACATG GACTGTTTCTTTGTCTCGGTGGTCATCAGGGACCGTCCTGAATTGAAGGATAAACCTGTAGCAGTATGCCATTCAGATAACCCAAAGGGAACTGCTGAAATTTCTTCTGCAAACTACCCTGCTCGAGATTATG GAATTAGGGCTGGAATGTTTGTCAGAGATGCTAAGGCTCGTTGTCCCCACTTAGTCATTTTCCCATACAACTTTGAAGCTTACGAGGAG GTAGCCGATCAGTTCTACAATATATTGCATAAGCACTGCAACAAAGTGCAG GCTGTAAGCTGTGATGAAGCATTTTTAGACTTCACAGACTCGGTGGAGGATCCCCAAATTCTAGCTTCAAGAATAAGAAAAGAGGTTATCGAGACTACCCGATGCACTGCTAGTGCTGGGATTGCAGGGAATATGCTTATGGCTCGTCTTGCCACAAGAACTGCAAAACCAGATGGTCAATTTTTCATTCCTCCTGAAAGG GTGGATGATCATTTGAGTCAACTTCCAATCAAGGCACTTCCAGGAATTGGGCATGTTCTAGAGGAGAAGTTGAAGAAGCACAATGTTTGGACTTGTGGACAACTGCGTATGATATCCAAG GAGTCTCTTCAAAAGGACTTTGGAATGAAAACTGGGGAGATGCTATGGGATTATAGCAGAGGAGTAGATGATCGGTTAGTTGGGGTGATTCAG GTAAGCAAGTCTATTGGTGCCGAAGTGAATTGGGGTGTGAGGTTTAAGGATGTGAAAGAT AGTCAAAACTTCCTCTCAAATCTTTGCAAAGAGGTTTCATTACGCTTGCATGGATGTGGAGTGCAAGGGCGCACTTTTACCCTTAAG ataaaaaagagaagaaaagatgcTGAGGAGCCTATAAAGTATATGGGCTGTGGAGACTGTGAAAACCTGAGCCACTCCACTACG GTTCCAGTTGCTACTGATGATGTGGAAGTGCTTCAAAGGATATCAAAGCAGCTTTTTGGGTACTTCCACTTGG ATGTCAAGGAGATTCGTGGTATCGGCTTGCAAGTTTCCAGGCTTGAAAGTGCAGGTAGTTTGAAGCAAG GGTTGGAGAGAAATTCTTTGAAGTCATGGCTTTCCTCTGCCGCAGCAAGTACAGAAGAGGCATGCAATAACAGTTGCACTGCATTAGTGAGATCTGATACAG ATTGTGAAGGACAAGGCAATGAAATTTTGGGAAAGATATGCGCTAGTTCAGTTTGGCCTTCAATTGAAATGGACAATAATACATCCAATGGTGAAGCTTTTTTGAACCAGGTTTCAGAGCCGCCACCATTATGTCATCTTGATAAGGAAGTTTTAGAGAGCCTTCCTTCCGAGATCTTTTCAGAATTGAATGATATATATAGCGGGAAGTTAGTTGATTTAATCACTAAAAGTAATGGCAAAAGTGAAAATATTAGCAGTTCTTTGAGCAATTCGCATGTACAAGTAGAAG GGGCAATGAAGAAGGGACATATGGTTCTCTGTTCTGATCCTTTTCTTCAACATGAAATACCAGTAGAAGATAAG CATATAGCTATGGAAGATCAGGCAGTCCTTGTTTCTGGGGCAGAATCGAACAATGTGGTTCTTCCTGATTCAGGGattcaaaaaattgatttgatgCCTTTGTCTCTTAGCCAAGTGGATGCAACAGTCTTGCAACAGTTACCTGAAGAAGTGAAAGCGGACATACTTCAGCTTCTTCCTGCACACAGGAAGCAAGACTTTTCTTCAAATGCTCTTTCTGGACCTTCTAAAGAAACCCCTCTGGAATCATTAGGTACCAAGACAGCCGAGTACCACTCTGTATCAAAGGGTTGTGTCTCAGAGAACAATCTTTGGGCTGGAACTCCTCTCCAGTGGGTTGTTAAGTTCAAAGTCAGCAATTGTTTGATATTAAACGTTCTTGCAGAGATGTATTATGAATTGGGTTCTACTGGTACTTTATCTGCAATTCTGCAACGTGTGATTTCTCTACCTAAACACCAACTAGATGCAAATCGAGATAGTTGGGATGAAGCTACTTACAACTTGTGTGACCTTCTGAAGCAGTATATTAAACGAAAGATAGAATTTGATATTGAAGAGAtctatatttgtttttgtcttCTTAGAAG GTTTGCAATGAAATCAGAAGTTTTCCTACAAGTATACACCAATGTGTTTCCTTACCTTCAG GCATCAGTTGGAGAAAACTATGGAGGAAACTTGCACATGTCATTGAAGACTTAG
- the LOC108996187 gene encoding DNA repair protein REV1 isoform X5 codes for MLKHGGRFENYFSRRRVTHIICSNLPDSKLKNLRSFSGGLPVVKPLWILDSVVANKLLSWVPYQLDQLANNQPRLSAFFAPKSSSVSKDVKPEGSFFKGGTSTDAYFSDLGESSEHSRQISRETDNLVNRNSNASLVMEPTSSCGRPFELTMEKPNNIDEDNKRSVRNELQSSPYQSSALATSNFVENHDMTGSPGSTVSGLSNHRHSTIEDPNFVENYFKNSRLHFIGTWRNRYRKRFSSLSNGFKCRSSNIEASAQKTAIVHVDMLCHDADLSFQDCFFVSVVIRDRPELKDKPVAVCHSDNPKGTAEISSANYPARDYGIRAGMFVRDAKARCPHLVIFPYNFEAYEEVADQFYNILHKHCNKVQAVSCDEAFLDFTDSVEDPQILASRIRKEVIETTRCTASAGIAGNMLMARLATRTAKPDGQFFIPPERVDDHLSQLPIKALPGIGHVLEEKLKKHNVWTCGQLRMISKESLQKDFGMKTGEMLWDYSRGVDDRLVGVIQVSKSIGAEVNWGVRFKDVKDSQNFLSNLCKEVSLRLHGCGVQGRTFTLKIKKRRKDAEEPIKYMGCGDCENLSHSTTVPVATDDVEVLQRISKQLFGYFHLDVKEIRGIGLQVSRLESAGSLKQGLERNSLKSWLSSAAASTEEACNNSCTALVRSDTDCEGQGNEILGKICASSVWPSIEMDNNTSNGEAFLNQVSEPPPLCHLDKEVLESLPSEIFSELNDIYSGKLVDLITKSNGKSENISSSLSNSHVQVEGAMKKGHMVLCSDPFLQHEIPVEDKHIAMEDQAVLVSGAESNNVVLPDSGIQKIDLMPLSLSQVDATVLQQLPEEVKADILQLLPAHRKQDFSSNALSGPSKETPLESLGTKTAEYHSVSKGCVSENNLWAGTPLQWVVKFKVSNCLILNVLAEMYYELGSTGTLSAILQRVISLPKHQLDANRDSWDEATYNLCDLLKQYIKRKIEFDIEEIYICFCLLRRFAMKSEVFLQVYTNVFPYLQASVGENYGGNLHMSLKT; via the exons ATGCTGAAGCATGGTGGAAGATTTGAGAATTATTTTTCAAGACGCCGGGTCACCCATATCATTTGCAGTAATCTTCCTGATAGTAAACTTAAGAACTTGAG GTCCTTCAGTGGTGGGCTCCCCGTTGTGAAACCCTTGTGGATTTTGGATTCTGTTGTTGCAAACAAACTTTTGAGTT GGGTTCCTTACCAACTTGACCAGCTTGCAAATAATCAGCCAAGGTTGTCAGCGTTCTTTGCCCCGAAAAGCAGCTCAGTCTCCAAGGATGTTAAACCTGAAGGTTCTTTCTTTAAAGGTGGCACATCAACAGATGCATACTTTTCTGATTTGGGTGAATCCAGTGAGCACAGCAGGCAAATTAGTAGAGAAACTGATAATCTTGTGAATAGGAACTCTAATGCATCATTAGTCATGGAGCCAACTAGCAGTTGTGGCAGGCCTTTTGAATTGACTATGGAAAAACCAAATAATATTGATGAAGACAACAAAAGAAGTGTTAGAAACGAACTGCAGTCAAGTCCTTACCAATCCTCTGCATTGGCTACCAGCAACTTTGTAGAAAATCATGATATGACAGGTTCACCAGGTTCAACAGTCAGTGGGCTTTCTAATCACCGTCATTCAACTATTGAGGATCCCAATTTTGTGGAGAATTATTTCAAG AACTCAAGGCTGCACTTCATAGGAACCTGGAGAAATCGATACCGGAAGCGTTTTTCTAGCTTATCTAATGGGTTTAAGTGCAGAAGTTCCAATATTGAAGCCTCTGCTCAAAAGACTGCCATTGTGCATGTTGACATG TTGTGCCATGACGCTGATTTATCGTTCCAGGACTGTTTCTTTGTCTCGGTGGTCATCAGGGACCGTCCTGAATTGAAGGATAAACCTGTAGCAGTATGCCATTCAGATAACCCAAAGGGAACTGCTGAAATTTCTTCTGCAAACTACCCTGCTCGAGATTATG GAATTAGGGCTGGAATGTTTGTCAGAGATGCTAAGGCTCGTTGTCCCCACTTAGTCATTTTCCCATACAACTTTGAAGCTTACGAGGAG GTAGCCGATCAGTTCTACAATATATTGCATAAGCACTGCAACAAAGTGCAG GCTGTAAGCTGTGATGAAGCATTTTTAGACTTCACAGACTCGGTGGAGGATCCCCAAATTCTAGCTTCAAGAATAAGAAAAGAGGTTATCGAGACTACCCGATGCACTGCTAGTGCTGGGATTGCAGGGAATATGCTTATGGCTCGTCTTGCCACAAGAACTGCAAAACCAGATGGTCAATTTTTCATTCCTCCTGAAAGG GTGGATGATCATTTGAGTCAACTTCCAATCAAGGCACTTCCAGGAATTGGGCATGTTCTAGAGGAGAAGTTGAAGAAGCACAATGTTTGGACTTGTGGACAACTGCGTATGATATCCAAG GAGTCTCTTCAAAAGGACTTTGGAATGAAAACTGGGGAGATGCTATGGGATTATAGCAGAGGAGTAGATGATCGGTTAGTTGGGGTGATTCAG GTAAGCAAGTCTATTGGTGCCGAAGTGAATTGGGGTGTGAGGTTTAAGGATGTGAAAGAT AGTCAAAACTTCCTCTCAAATCTTTGCAAAGAGGTTTCATTACGCTTGCATGGATGTGGAGTGCAAGGGCGCACTTTTACCCTTAAG ataaaaaagagaagaaaagatgcTGAGGAGCCTATAAAGTATATGGGCTGTGGAGACTGTGAAAACCTGAGCCACTCCACTACG GTTCCAGTTGCTACTGATGATGTGGAAGTGCTTCAAAGGATATCAAAGCAGCTTTTTGGGTACTTCCACTTGG ATGTCAAGGAGATTCGTGGTATCGGCTTGCAAGTTTCCAGGCTTGAAAGTGCAGGTAGTTTGAAGCAAG GGTTGGAGAGAAATTCTTTGAAGTCATGGCTTTCCTCTGCCGCAGCAAGTACAGAAGAGGCATGCAATAACAGTTGCACTGCATTAGTGAGATCTGATACAG ATTGTGAAGGACAAGGCAATGAAATTTTGGGAAAGATATGCGCTAGTTCAGTTTGGCCTTCAATTGAAATGGACAATAATACATCCAATGGTGAAGCTTTTTTGAACCAGGTTTCAGAGCCGCCACCATTATGTCATCTTGATAAGGAAGTTTTAGAGAGCCTTCCTTCCGAGATCTTTTCAGAATTGAATGATATATATAGCGGGAAGTTAGTTGATTTAATCACTAAAAGTAATGGCAAAAGTGAAAATATTAGCAGTTCTTTGAGCAATTCGCATGTACAAGTAGAAG GGGCAATGAAGAAGGGACATATGGTTCTCTGTTCTGATCCTTTTCTTCAACATGAAATACCAGTAGAAGATAAG CATATAGCTATGGAAGATCAGGCAGTCCTTGTTTCTGGGGCAGAATCGAACAATGTGGTTCTTCCTGATTCAGGGattcaaaaaattgatttgatgCCTTTGTCTCTTAGCCAAGTGGATGCAACAGTCTTGCAACAGTTACCTGAAGAAGTGAAAGCGGACATACTTCAGCTTCTTCCTGCACACAGGAAGCAAGACTTTTCTTCAAATGCTCTTTCTGGACCTTCTAAAGAAACCCCTCTGGAATCATTAGGTACCAAGACAGCCGAGTACCACTCTGTATCAAAGGGTTGTGTCTCAGAGAACAATCTTTGGGCTGGAACTCCTCTCCAGTGGGTTGTTAAGTTCAAAGTCAGCAATTGTTTGATATTAAACGTTCTTGCAGAGATGTATTATGAATTGGGTTCTACTGGTACTTTATCTGCAATTCTGCAACGTGTGATTTCTCTACCTAAACACCAACTAGATGCAAATCGAGATAGTTGGGATGAAGCTACTTACAACTTGTGTGACCTTCTGAAGCAGTATATTAAACGAAAGATAGAATTTGATATTGAAGAGAtctatatttgtttttgtcttCTTAGAAG GTTTGCAATGAAATCAGAAGTTTTCCTACAAGTATACACCAATGTGTTTCCTTACCTTCAG GCATCAGTTGGAGAAAACTATGGAGGAAACTTGCACATGTCATTGAAGACTTAG
- the LOC108996187 gene encoding DNA repair protein REV1 isoform X1: MSLDSSRSANSSGGHRSKRSFNNSTSSNPSNYSNGNNKKKAKPSQETLGAASWGANSVPPSRSSFRKAPFSDFGSYMMEKNRKLHDQFDAEASTSSHSCSGSGKPIFHGISIFVDGFTIPSSQDLRGYMLKHGGRFENYFSRRRVTHIICSNLPDSKLKNLRSFSGGLPVVKPLWILDSVVANKLLSWVPYQLDQLANNQPRLSAFFAPKSSSVSKDVKPEGSFFKGGTSTDAYFSDLGESSEHSRQISRETDNLVNRNSNASLVMEPTSSCGRPFELTMEKPNNIDEDNKRSVRNELQSSPYQSSALATSNFVENHDMTGSPGSTVSGLSNHRHSTIEDPNFVENYFKNSRLHFIGTWRNRYRKRFSSLSNGFKCRSSNIEASAQKTAIVHVDMLCHDADLSFQDCFFVSVVIRDRPELKDKPVAVCHSDNPKGTAEISSANYPARDYGIRAGMFVRDAKARCPHLVIFPYNFEAYEEVADQFYNILHKHCNKVQAVSCDEAFLDFTDSVEDPQILASRIRKEVIETTRCTASAGIAGNMLMARLATRTAKPDGQFFIPPERVDDHLSQLPIKALPGIGHVLEEKLKKHNVWTCGQLRMISKESLQKDFGMKTGEMLWDYSRGVDDRLVGVIQVSKSIGAEVNWGVRFKDVKDSQNFLSNLCKEVSLRLHGCGVQGRTFTLKIKKRRKDAEEPIKYMGCGDCENLSHSTTVPVATDDVEVLQRISKQLFGYFHLDVKEIRGIGLQVSRLESAGSLKQGLERNSLKSWLSSAAASTEEACNNSCTALVRSDTDCEGQGNEILGKICASSVWPSIEMDNNTSNGEAFLNQVSEPPPLCHLDKEVLESLPSEIFSELNDIYSGKLVDLITKSNGKSENISSSLSNSHVQVEGAMKKGHMVLCSDPFLQHEIPVEDKHIAMEDQAVLVSGAESNNVVLPDSGIQKIDLMPLSLSQVDATVLQQLPEEVKADILQLLPAHRKQDFSSNALSGPSKETPLESLGTKTAEYHSVSKGCVSENNLWAGTPLQWVVKFKVSNCLILNVLAEMYYELGSTGTLSAILQRVISLPKHQLDANRDSWDEATYNLCDLLKQYIKRKIEFDIEEIYICFCLLRRFAMKSEVFLQVYTNVFPYLQASVGENYGGNLHMSLKT, from the exons atgagTTTGGATTCGTCTCGTTCTGCGAACTCTTCCGGCGGTCATAGATCCAAGAGAAGCTTCAATAATTCGACCTCTTCTAATCCTTCCAATTACAGCAACGGTAACAATAAGAAGAAGGCGAAGCCCAGCCAGGAAACCCTAGGAGCGGCCTCCTGGGGCGCCAATTCTGTCCCGCCCTCTCGCTCCTCCTTCCGTAAAGCCCCGTTCTCCGATTTCGGCAG TTATATGATGGAGAAGAATAGGAAACTTCATGACCAGTTTGATGCCGAGGCTTCAACTTCTTCACATAGTTGTTCGGGTTCTGGGAAGCCTATATTCCATGGAATTTCCATCTTTGTTGATGGTTTCACAATTCCTTCCAGCCAG GATTTGCGGGGCTACATGCTGAAGCATGGTGGAAGATTTGAGAATTATTTTTCAAGACGCCGGGTCACCCATATCATTTGCAGTAATCTTCCTGATAGTAAACTTAAGAACTTGAG GTCCTTCAGTGGTGGGCTCCCCGTTGTGAAACCCTTGTGGATTTTGGATTCTGTTGTTGCAAACAAACTTTTGAGTT GGGTTCCTTACCAACTTGACCAGCTTGCAAATAATCAGCCAAGGTTGTCAGCGTTCTTTGCCCCGAAAAGCAGCTCAGTCTCCAAGGATGTTAAACCTGAAGGTTCTTTCTTTAAAGGTGGCACATCAACAGATGCATACTTTTCTGATTTGGGTGAATCCAGTGAGCACAGCAGGCAAATTAGTAGAGAAACTGATAATCTTGTGAATAGGAACTCTAATGCATCATTAGTCATGGAGCCAACTAGCAGTTGTGGCAGGCCTTTTGAATTGACTATGGAAAAACCAAATAATATTGATGAAGACAACAAAAGAAGTGTTAGAAACGAACTGCAGTCAAGTCCTTACCAATCCTCTGCATTGGCTACCAGCAACTTTGTAGAAAATCATGATATGACAGGTTCACCAGGTTCAACAGTCAGTGGGCTTTCTAATCACCGTCATTCAACTATTGAGGATCCCAATTTTGTGGAGAATTATTTCAAG AACTCAAGGCTGCACTTCATAGGAACCTGGAGAAATCGATACCGGAAGCGTTTTTCTAGCTTATCTAATGGGTTTAAGTGCAGAAGTTCCAATATTGAAGCCTCTGCTCAAAAGACTGCCATTGTGCATGTTGACATG TTGTGCCATGACGCTGATTTATCGTTCCAGGACTGTTTCTTTGTCTCGGTGGTCATCAGGGACCGTCCTGAATTGAAGGATAAACCTGTAGCAGTATGCCATTCAGATAACCCAAAGGGAACTGCTGAAATTTCTTCTGCAAACTACCCTGCTCGAGATTATG GAATTAGGGCTGGAATGTTTGTCAGAGATGCTAAGGCTCGTTGTCCCCACTTAGTCATTTTCCCATACAACTTTGAAGCTTACGAGGAG GTAGCCGATCAGTTCTACAATATATTGCATAAGCACTGCAACAAAGTGCAG GCTGTAAGCTGTGATGAAGCATTTTTAGACTTCACAGACTCGGTGGAGGATCCCCAAATTCTAGCTTCAAGAATAAGAAAAGAGGTTATCGAGACTACCCGATGCACTGCTAGTGCTGGGATTGCAGGGAATATGCTTATGGCTCGTCTTGCCACAAGAACTGCAAAACCAGATGGTCAATTTTTCATTCCTCCTGAAAGG GTGGATGATCATTTGAGTCAACTTCCAATCAAGGCACTTCCAGGAATTGGGCATGTTCTAGAGGAGAAGTTGAAGAAGCACAATGTTTGGACTTGTGGACAACTGCGTATGATATCCAAG GAGTCTCTTCAAAAGGACTTTGGAATGAAAACTGGGGAGATGCTATGGGATTATAGCAGAGGAGTAGATGATCGGTTAGTTGGGGTGATTCAG GTAAGCAAGTCTATTGGTGCCGAAGTGAATTGGGGTGTGAGGTTTAAGGATGTGAAAGAT AGTCAAAACTTCCTCTCAAATCTTTGCAAAGAGGTTTCATTACGCTTGCATGGATGTGGAGTGCAAGGGCGCACTTTTACCCTTAAG ataaaaaagagaagaaaagatgcTGAGGAGCCTATAAAGTATATGGGCTGTGGAGACTGTGAAAACCTGAGCCACTCCACTACG GTTCCAGTTGCTACTGATGATGTGGAAGTGCTTCAAAGGATATCAAAGCAGCTTTTTGGGTACTTCCACTTGG ATGTCAAGGAGATTCGTGGTATCGGCTTGCAAGTTTCCAGGCTTGAAAGTGCAGGTAGTTTGAAGCAAG GGTTGGAGAGAAATTCTTTGAAGTCATGGCTTTCCTCTGCCGCAGCAAGTACAGAAGAGGCATGCAATAACAGTTGCACTGCATTAGTGAGATCTGATACAG ATTGTGAAGGACAAGGCAATGAAATTTTGGGAAAGATATGCGCTAGTTCAGTTTGGCCTTCAATTGAAATGGACAATAATACATCCAATGGTGAAGCTTTTTTGAACCAGGTTTCAGAGCCGCCACCATTATGTCATCTTGATAAGGAAGTTTTAGAGAGCCTTCCTTCCGAGATCTTTTCAGAATTGAATGATATATATAGCGGGAAGTTAGTTGATTTAATCACTAAAAGTAATGGCAAAAGTGAAAATATTAGCAGTTCTTTGAGCAATTCGCATGTACAAGTAGAAG GGGCAATGAAGAAGGGACATATGGTTCTCTGTTCTGATCCTTTTCTTCAACATGAAATACCAGTAGAAGATAAG CATATAGCTATGGAAGATCAGGCAGTCCTTGTTTCTGGGGCAGAATCGAACAATGTGGTTCTTCCTGATTCAGGGattcaaaaaattgatttgatgCCTTTGTCTCTTAGCCAAGTGGATGCAACAGTCTTGCAACAGTTACCTGAAGAAGTGAAAGCGGACATACTTCAGCTTCTTCCTGCACACAGGAAGCAAGACTTTTCTTCAAATGCTCTTTCTGGACCTTCTAAAGAAACCCCTCTGGAATCATTAGGTACCAAGACAGCCGAGTACCACTCTGTATCAAAGGGTTGTGTCTCAGAGAACAATCTTTGGGCTGGAACTCCTCTCCAGTGGGTTGTTAAGTTCAAAGTCAGCAATTGTTTGATATTAAACGTTCTTGCAGAGATGTATTATGAATTGGGTTCTACTGGTACTTTATCTGCAATTCTGCAACGTGTGATTTCTCTACCTAAACACCAACTAGATGCAAATCGAGATAGTTGGGATGAAGCTACTTACAACTTGTGTGACCTTCTGAAGCAGTATATTAAACGAAAGATAGAATTTGATATTGAAGAGAtctatatttgtttttgtcttCTTAGAAG GTTTGCAATGAAATCAGAAGTTTTCCTACAAGTATACACCAATGTGTTTCCTTACCTTCAG GCATCAGTTGGAGAAAACTATGGAGGAAACTTGCACATGTCATTGAAGACTTAG